GGGTAAGCCCAGCCCTCTCATGCTCCATACCGCCTTGAGGGTTCTCGGCCTTGAGGCCACCGACTGCGTCATGGTCGGCGACCGCCTCTACACCGACATCGCCATGGCGGTGGACGCGGGCATCGACTCGGCACTCGTGCTCACGGGAGAGAGCACCCGGGAGACGGTCGAAGATGCGCCCGCAGACCGGCGTCCGACGTACGTCCTTGAACGCATCGACGAGCTCCTTCAACCGCTGCAGGGATCGCTCGAAGACAGCCCGGCGGCCGCCGGTGCTGGACGCCCGACGACCGTCTAGGTTATGTTCAGTCATCCACTGAATGTTTACCCAAGGGAGGGTGGTCATGGGTCTAGCGCCAGAGGTGCTGCTCGAGATGCAGCGACGGATGCTCCGCATCCGCGGATTCGATGAGCGCGCGTCGAAGATGGTCAAGCGCGGCTTCATCCCGGGGACGGTGCACACCTCGATCGGGCAAGAGGCTCAGGTCGTGGGCGCGTGCATGGCTCTCGGCGAGTCCGACTACATGACGGGGAACCACCGTTCGCACGGCCACCCGATCGGGAAGGGCTCTCCGCTTGGTCCGCTGATGGCTGAGCTTGTCGGCAAGTCCGGCGGTGTCTGCGGCGGCAAGGGTGGGTCGTTGCACCTTGCGGACTTCTCGGTGGGCTCGCTCGGCGAGTCGGGCATCGTGGGGTCATCGATCCCGATTGCGGTGGGTGCCGGTCTTTCTGCGAGCGTTCTCGGCAACAAGCGCGTTTCGCTGGCTTTCTTCGGCGATGGTGCCGCTAATCAGGGGTGCCTGTACGAGGGTATGAACCTCGCTGGCGTGTGGAAGTTGCCCGTGGTGTTCCTGTGCGAGAACAACCAGTACGCCCTGTCTACCCCTGCCCACACCGTTACCTCCGGAGTGATTGCCGAGCGTGCCGCTGGGTTCGGCATGCCCGGAGTCCGGGTGGAGGACGGTCAGGACGTGCTCGCCGTGTACGAGGCGGTCAACACTGCGGTGGAGCGGGCGCGGGCTGGTGAGGGGCCCTCCCTGGTGGAGGTTGTGACCTACCGGTTCCACGAGCACTCCGAGGGCCTACGACTGGGAACTGACTACCGGGACGCCGAGGAGAAGGCGGCGTGGCTGCAGCGTGACCCGATCGTCCTCTTCCGCCGTTGGCTCGCCGAGAACGGGGTGGCCTCCGACGCCGAGCTTGATGCTCTTGAGGCCGAGGTTGCCGCGGAGGTGGACGCCGCCGAGGCGTTCGCCAAGGACTCGCCCTACCCCGACCCGGCGATGGCGTTCGCCGACCTGTACACCGAGCCGGTGCCAATTCGCGGCGCCGTTGAGCTGATCGGAGCACCCGCATGACGGTCATGAGCTACCTGGGCGCCATCGGAGCGGCCCAGCGTGAAGCGATGGAAGCCGACGAGCGAGTCGTCATCATCGGAGAAGACGTCGAGGCCAACGTCTATGGCACCACGGGTGCCGGCAAGTCCCGTCGGGACAAGGGCGACTTCCTGGAGATGTTCGGACGTAACCGGATCCGCAACACGCCGATCTCTGAAGAGGTCATCGTGGGCGCCGCCGCAGGTGCGGCGATGACGGGCCTGCGCCCGATCGTTGACCTCTCCTATTCGTCGTTCCTGTACATGGCGATGGACCAGTTCGTAAACCAGGTCGCCAAGAACCGGTACATGTTCGGCGGTCAGGCCTCGCTGCCGGTGGTGTTCCGTTCGGCGATGTTCTACGGCCTGAACACTGGCGCACACCACTCCGACCGGCCATACCCCATGTTTATGAATGTCCCGGGCCTGAAGATCATCGCTCCCGCCTCACCCAGCGACGCGAAGGGCCTGCTGCGCTCCGCCGTGGACTCTGAGGACCCGGTGCTCACCTTCGAGGCGTGCCCGCTGTGGGGCATGAAGGAGGAGGTTGACGAAGCGGAGTACCGCATCCCGCTTGGGGTGGCCCGCACCGTCCGTCCGGGAAGTGACGTGACGGTCGTCGCCATCTCTTCAGCCGTGCCGGAGGCAGTTCGCGCGGCCGACGCCCTGGCGGAGGACGGCATCTCGGTGGAGGTCATCGACCCCCGCACGCTCGTCCCCCTGGACACAGATGCCGTGCTGGAGTCGGTAGCCCGGACCGGCCGGCTCGTCGTGGCCGATCCGGCACACCGCACATGCTCGGCCGCGGCGGAGATTTCCGCGGTCGTGGCGGAGGACGCGTTCGACGCCCTCAAGGCGCCCATCGTCCGAGTCACGACACCTGACACCCAGATCCCGTTCAGCCCGGCTCTTGAGAAGCAGCTTTACCCCAACAGGGACAACATCGCCGCCGCCGTGCGGCGCGTGCTCGGCTGACCAACACAACGAGAAAGAAGGAACGATCACATGGCTGAAGTTGAGGTCCTGCTGCCCCAGTGGGGCATGGGCATGAGCGAAGGCACCATCACCGCCTGGCTGAAGAACGTCGGCGACGCGGTCACCGAAGACGAAGACCTCGCAGAGATCGAGGCCGAGAAGGTCGAGGAATGCCTCGAGGCCCCCGCCACCGGCATCCTCACCAAGATCCTCGTCCAGACCGGAGAGACCGTCGAGGTCCGCACCCCGATCGCCATCATCGAAACCGAGTAGCGGTCGCCATCATCGAGATCGCATAGCCCACCAGTCCAACTG
The genomic region above belongs to Georgenia soli and contains:
- a CDS encoding lipoyl domain-containing protein gives rise to the protein MAEVEVLLPQWGMGMSEGTITAWLKNVGDAVTEDEDLAEIEAEKVEECLEAPATGILTKILVQTGETVEVRTPIAIIETE
- a CDS encoding thiamine pyrophosphate-dependent dehydrogenase E1 component subunit alpha, whose amino-acid sequence is MGLAPEVLLEMQRRMLRIRGFDERASKMVKRGFIPGTVHTSIGQEAQVVGACMALGESDYMTGNHRSHGHPIGKGSPLGPLMAELVGKSGGVCGGKGGSLHLADFSVGSLGESGIVGSSIPIAVGAGLSASVLGNKRVSLAFFGDGAANQGCLYEGMNLAGVWKLPVVFLCENNQYALSTPAHTVTSGVIAERAAGFGMPGVRVEDGQDVLAVYEAVNTAVERARAGEGPSLVEVVTYRFHEHSEGLRLGTDYRDAEEKAAWLQRDPIVLFRRWLAENGVASDAELDALEAEVAAEVDAAEAFAKDSPYPDPAMAFADLYTEPVPIRGAVELIGAPA
- a CDS encoding alpha-ketoacid dehydrogenase subunit beta encodes the protein MTVMSYLGAIGAAQREAMEADERVVIIGEDVEANVYGTTGAGKSRRDKGDFLEMFGRNRIRNTPISEEVIVGAAAGAAMTGLRPIVDLSYSSFLYMAMDQFVNQVAKNRYMFGGQASLPVVFRSAMFYGLNTGAHHSDRPYPMFMNVPGLKIIAPASPSDAKGLLRSAVDSEDPVLTFEACPLWGMKEEVDEAEYRIPLGVARTVRPGSDVTVVAISSAVPEAVRAADALAEDGISVEVIDPRTLVPLDTDAVLESVARTGRLVVADPAHRTCSAAAEISAVVAEDAFDALKAPIVRVTTPDTQIPFSPALEKQLYPNRDNIAAAVRRVLG